From one Colletotrichum destructivum chromosome 3, complete sequence genomic stretch:
- a CDS encoding Putative peptidase C78, ubiquitin modifier-specific peptidase 1/ 2, translated as MENSMVCPFCGKADSGEYEMLLHMETFHPEEGSPHFPSPSLRTPNEGYGECPIDGCGEIVSLAEMDYHVDLHLEEERQVADSSDTQATIETQSSLTTSATATASGSHATSDPALNRQMDSIEQWNKLIAMPPVKPMDKEGERRLGKAELGKYAHEQKMPDWLVSLLYKGGEVKSDGVIYVLDQLLRQSKSTEYAYLCNPAVQHVSKLKKEGGFCGYRNIQMMVSYIIGDNAYGKDAFKDRLPTIFEIQEFIERAWDLGINSQGRLETGGIKGTRKYIGTPEAQALFVSLGIPCIAQGFKDPEPGKSEAKLMMAVEQYFRQGMHSQPSKVTCTSLPPIYFQHAGHSLTIVGFERQKHGPVNLLVFDPMFRDPPALSRLIGQTFKHKSADESLKPYRRGAKYLRRYREFELLRLDGPKAIPHRTATDTGDN; from the exons ATGGAAAATAGCATGGTATGCCCCTTTTGCGGGAAGGCTGACAGCGGAGAGTACGAGATGTTGCTG CACATGGAGACGTTTCACCCCGAGGAAGGCAGCCCGCATTTCCCCTCACCCAGTCTTCGGACTCCGAATGAGGGTTACGGCGAGTGTCCCATTGATGGCTGTGGGGAGATTGTCTCTCTCGCCGAGATGGATTATCATGTCGACCTTCACCTGGAGGAAGAACGTCAAGTCGCAGACTCTTCAGACACCCAAGCCACCATTGAAACTCAGAGCTCGCTTACTACTTCTGCTACCGCTACGGCATCTGGCAGCCATGCTACCAGTGACCCTGCCTTGAACCGACAGATGGACTCTATCGAGCAGTGGAACAAGCTTATAGCGATGCCTCCTGTCAAACCAATGGacaaagaaggagaaaggcgCCTCGGT AAAGCAGAGCTGGGAAAATATGCTCACGAGCAGAAAATGCCAGATTGGCTCGTTTCCCTCCTTTACAAAGGCGGCGAAGTTAAGAGTGATG GGGTCATATATGTTCTAGATCAACTTCTTCGACAGAGCAAGTCAACCGAATATGCCTACCTTTGCAACCCAGCTGTTCAGCATGTATCGAAGCTCAAGAAAGAAG GGGGCTTCTGTGGCTATCGCAACATTCAGATGATGGTCTCATATATCATTGGCGACAACGCGTATGGCAAGGATGCATTCAAGGATCGCTTGCCGACCATATTTGAGATCCAAGAATTCATTGAGAGGGCCTGGGATCTTGGCATCAACTCGCAGGGCCGGCTGGAGACTGGCGGCATCAAGGGTACTCGCAAGTACATTGGCACGCCAGAG GCCCAGGCACTCTTTGTCAGCCTCGGGATACC CTGCATCGCTCAGGGGTTTAAGGACCCTGAGCCAGGAAAGTCCGAGGCCAagctgatgatggccgtcgaGCAGTATTTTAGGCAGGGAATGCATAGCCAGCCATCCAAGGTGACATGCACATCACTCCCACCCATTTACTTCCAACATGCTG GTCATTCATTGACGATTGTTGGCTTTGAGAGACAGAAGCATGGTCCTGTCAACTTGTTGGTCTTTGACCCCATGTTTCGCGATCCACCAGCACTTTCTCGCCTTATCGGCCAGACATTCAAACACAAGTCGGCTGACGAGTCATTGAAACCGTATCGTCGGGGCGCCAAGTACCTTCGCCGTTATCGAGAATTTGAACTTCTCAG ACTCGATGGTCCTAAAGCGATACCGCACAGAACAGCAACTGATACTGGAGATAACTGA
- a CDS encoding Putative adenylate kinase isoenzyme 6, P-loop containing nucleoside triphosphate hydrolase: protein MSRTTPNVIVTGTPGVGKTTHCEELAKRTGLKHLSVNQVVKDRECHEGWDEEFQSWIVDEDKLLDAIEGDVQGGGYIIDWHACDLFPKSWIDLVVVLRVDSTTLYDRLSARKYPEAKLQENLDSEIMEVLLQEAREAFDEEVVVELTSNTSDEMESNLSRIEAWLEQWKKDHSS from the exons ATGTCGAGAACAACTCCGAACGTTATCGTCACCGGCACGCCGGGTGTGGGTAAGACGACACATTGCGAAGAGCTCGCGAAGCGGACGGGCCTGAAACACCTTTCGGTCAACcaagtcgtcaaggaccGTGAGTGTCACGAGGGTTGGGACGAGGAGTTTCAGAGCTGGATAGTCGACGAAGACAAG TtgctcgacgccatcgagggAGATGTGCAAGGTGGAGGCTACATCATCGACTGGCATGCATGTGACCTGTTTCCCAAGAGCTGGATCGACCTTGTCGTAGTCCTGCGGGTGGACTCGACGACGCTCTACGACCGTCTTTCGGCCAG AAAGTATCCCGAGGCCAAACTTCAGGAAAACCTAGACTCGGAAATCATGGAGGTTTTGCTCCAGGAGGCGCGTGAGGCTTTCGACGAGGAAGTTGTTGTTGAGTTGACGAGCAACACATCGGATGAGATGGAAAGCAATCTCTCGAGAATCGAGGCGTGGCTTGAGCAGTGGAAGAAGGACCACTCGTCATAG
- a CDS encoding Putative GTP cyclohydrolase II, RibA, GTP cyclohydrolase II superfamily, with the protein MSGQASNDGSLAEVLSSLKLIQQTQSDLVAAVDSLNHRYRELAGDADVAALGPSPSLGGVPEKSLAPGPSDVDAVGDSTPSSTSDLTLQAPAVPSSPSQRSGLTSRIILTTYPKQIGINPLPMRWGESDPHTRGPVVVSRSSTTIGKRNAVGAHGGSYSIYYALAVASKQLNLEHRPDFTNTEPAANIGPFPQWGDPKKIVAMDPWGHLAPWLFKDTIEKQNVDIRPTIAITKAHMKLPELEESVKSGRLVPDGKVCLNKFGELAVTKFAVEPVWYLPGVAERFGIDEGALRRSLFEHTGGSYPELITRNDIKVFLPPIGGLTVYCFGDPAKMSDESVRLALRIHDECNGSDVFGSDICTCRPYLIFGIEEAVKEAQNGGSGVVIYFRKEGRALGEVTKYLVYNARKRGEDRASDYFKRTENIAGVKDMRFQALMPDILHWLGIRKIDRMLSMSNMKHDAIVGQGIPIHERVELPEELIPADSRVEIDAKITAGYFTAGKRMTEEELRAVQGRMWEDLDH; encoded by the exons ATGAGCGGCCAAGCATCCAATGATGGCTCTCTGGCCGAGGTTCTAAGCTCCCTGAAACTCATCCAGCAGACACAGTCCGACCTAGTGGCTGCTGTCGACTCATTGAACCATCGGTACCGGGAGCTGGCTGGTGATGCCGATGTCGCCGCACTTGGCCCGAGTCCGTCCCTAGGCGGGGTTCCCGAGAAATCCCTGGCCCCCGGCCCTTCTGATGTCGATGCTGTTGGTGACTCGACTCCAAGCTCCACGTCCGACTTGACGCTGCAGGCTCCTGCTGTGCCCTCTTCGCCCAGTCAGCGATCTGGTCTTACCTCACGTATCATTCTCAC TACATACCCGAAGCAGATCGGCATCAACCCGCTTCCTATGAGATGGGGCGAGTCGGACCCGCATACCCGTGGCCCAGTTGTAGTCTCCCGATCCTCGACCACAATTGGGAAACGCAATG CCGTCGGAG CACA CGGTGGCTCTTATTCCATCTACTATGCCCTGGCCGTTGCTAGCAAGCAACTCAACCTGGAACACAG ACCCGACTTCACCAACACGGAGCCTGCAGCTAACATCGGCCCCTTCCCTCAATGGGGAGATCCAAAGAAGATCGTGGCCATGGATCCATGGGGTCACCTGGCTCCTTGGCTCTTCAAAGACACTATTGAGAAGCAAAACG TTGACATTCGCCCGACAATTGCCATCACGAAGGCACACATGAAG CTTCCTGAACTAGAGGAGAGTGTCAAGAGCGGGCGACT TGTCCCTGACGGCAAGGTCTGCCTCAACAAGTTCGGAGAGCTTGCTGTGACTAAGTTCGCCGTTGAGCCG GTTTGGTATCTTCCTGGCGTAGCTGAGAGATTTGGCATCG ACGAGGGCGCCCTCAGGCGATCTCTCTTCGAGCACACCGGCGGCAGCTATCCTGAG CTCATCACCAGGAATGATATCAAAGTTTTTCTACCACCCATCG GTGGGCTTACTGTATACTGCTTCGGCGACCCGGCCAAGATGTCCGATGAGTCGGTGCGGCTGGCGCTGCGCATCCACGATGAG TGCAACGGTAGCGATGTCTTTGGTTCCGACATCTGCACATGCCGTCCTTATCTCATCTTTGGGATTGAGGAAGCGGTCAAGGAGGCTCagaacggcggcagcggtgtAGTCATCTACTTTCGAAAGGAGGGCAGAGCCCTCGGCGAAGTCACCAAG TACC TCGTGTACAATGCCCGCAAGCGGGGTGAAGACCGAGCGTCCGACTACTTCAAGAGAACAGAAAACATAGCTGGAGTGAAGGACATGCGTTTCCAGGCGCTGATGCCTGATATCTTGCACTGGCTCGGAATTCGCAAGATTGACAGGATGCTAAGCATGAGCAA TATGAAACACGATGCTATCGTAGGACAAGG AATCCCTATCCACGAACGCGTCGAGCTGCCCGAAGAACTGATCCCGGCAGACTCTCGGGTCGAGATCGATGCAAAGATCACCGCGG GTTACTTCACTGCCGGGAAGCGCATGACGGAGGAAGAGCTGAGGGCTGTACAAGGCAGAATGTGGGAAGA TCTTGATCACTGA
- a CDS encoding Putative Phosphoribosyltransferase domain-containing protein produces MASQDSKPASNSGPTQCVGPLYRSESQKPTATVSTEVNSDNVIVLPQTPQLIALLTIIRDRNTERGDFIFYSNRIIRLLVEEGLNHLPTVEHDVTTPIGRTYSGLMFQGKICGVSIMRAGEAMEQGLRDCCRSVRIGKILIQRDEETAQPKLFYDKLPEDIAQRWVLLLDPMFATGGSAIMAVQVLKARGVPEDRILFLNLIASPEGIQNFTAKFPKLRVVTAFVDQGLDEKNYIIPGLGDFGDRFYTV; encoded by the exons ATGGCAAGTCAAGACTCCAAGCCCGCCAGCAACAGCGGCCCTACACAATGCGTCGGCCCTTTGTACCGCTCAGAGAGCCAGAAACCCACGGCAACCGTCTCCACTGAGGTCAACTCGGACAACGTTATTGTCCTGCCCCAGACGCCTCAGctcatcgccctcctcaC CATCATTCGAGACAGAAATACGGAGCGTGGTGACTTCATCTTCTACTCCAACCGCATCATTCgcctgctcgtcgaggagggtCTGAATCACTTGCCTACCGTTGAGCATGACGTGACTACGCCCATAGGCCGGACCTATTCTGGCCTCATGTTTCAGGGGAAAATCTGCGGTGTGTCCATCATGCGCGCTGGTGAGGCCATGGAGCAAGGATTGCGGGACTGCTGCCGCTCTGTGAGGATTGGCAAAATCCTGATCCAGCGTGACGAGGAAACGGCTCAGCCTAAGCTCTTCTACGACAAGCTGCCCGAGGATATTGCCCAGCGCTGGGTGCTCCTCTTGGATCCGATGTTTGCCACCGGTGGCTCAGCCATCATGGCCGTGCAGGTTCTCAAGGCCAGGGGTGTTCCCGAGGACCGTATTCTGTTTTTGAATCTCATCGCCAGCCCCGAGGGTATCCAGAACTTCACTGCCAAGTTCCCCAAGCTCAGGGTTGTCACGGCATTTGTTGACCAG GGCttggacgagaagaa CTACATCatccccggcctcggcgattTCGGCGACAGGTTTTACACCGTCTAA
- a CDS encoding Putative wing apart-like protein, with amino-acid sequence MATRDGPSVPRKKTTTYGKTSRKRPIHAFLDLSNGSRRVPDTAQPTTASAASTDHLYDLYDPPDDEPVQPRRDMPPAEVAAFQPGSGYSKKRKVSIQPTTKAERERKVDSKPSSVAPPARAPSNIRRAKSPFALGHPSSMRATKEEAPTRETERPKIQKQVEARTASSRPRATTEALYKTETNLQIRQALPRASNSQPTIVPMKPSTSVTHTSISTPKKSPEPRRVRLIDQLAAQTEGSCESDSDASDDSGLSFAGLAGRGASPSTPVKPVDTTPKPSVRPKVLSSTRKLRSTYGQQRTLKADESGGDSLGSQMGIDGTQRGLSPAPAMSKLASFAFEEEEDAEEESSSKGGGIIDIHALRQAGANHRFADSMADLLDRVGTPQALISPSSRSRRHALLELASKLRDKTFVRQFRDQGAKDALFQAIGQEEDLVSGFVLLSVLLVLFTSYSVPHLVPQLQSEGIAQLASRLFELDEDIVDIAGQRKSNLSRNAQSSLGTLKSTIQQLDLWKGSPPAVLSPRTVALKAISVLCKDGDSRATRDILADLTDQLFAFAENGWEQSRVEGIEGTNGGLALSLLEGYSIAAMESDAGPRWTKLYLPIVADILTAAMARPLQQFGDFESTMLKLALNTTNNNPAAAGAFSRGELFRELAGACVVGFELLQQSVRQGAFSKDVYETLMLLLGVMINTSEHCPSTRRSVDAWQGWDGSPLDKLMDVYLENRESAGTADSVEKTSIAVAHGYLAILLGYLSLGGQVRRRLEEKSQGRGTKYLLDSIQVFMALHQKLDTDELTTSLQNLVNELRQRHRLSG; translated from the exons ATGGCCACCAGAGACGGGCCGAGCGTGCCGCGCAAAAAGACGACAACCTACGGCAAAACATCACGAAAGCGGCCCATCCACGCGTTTCTCGACTTGTCAAACGGTTCGCGACGCGTCCCCGATACCGCACAACCCACTACAGCCTCCGCAGCGTCTACCGATCATCTCTACGATTTGTACGATccgcccgacgacgagcctGTCCAACCTCGACGCGATATGCCGCCCGCTGAAGTCGCCGCTTTCCAGCCTGGTTCGGGCTACTCGAAAAAGAGGAAGGTGTCCATACAGCCTACGACTAAGGCCGAGCGCGAACGCAAGGTCGACAGCAAACCCTCATCCGTCGCACCGCCAGCGAGGGCGCCTTCAAACATTCGCCGAGCCAAATCGCCCTTCGCCTTAGGCCATCCGAGCTCTATGCGTgccaccaaggaggaggccccCACGCGAGAAACCGAGAGACCCAAGATCCAGAAACAGGTTGAAGCACGAACGGCCTCTTCACGTCCTCGCGCCACAACCGAGGCTCTATATAAGACAGAGACGAATCTTCAAATACGCCAAGCTCTTCCACGAGCATCAAACTCCCAACCGACGATTGTGCCAATGAAACCGAGCACATCAGTCACGCACACATCCATCTCAACGCCGAAGAAATCACCCGAGCCGAGGCGTGTCCGTCTGATCGATCAGTTGGCGGCGCAAACAGAAGGGAGTTGTGAATCTGACTCGGATGCATCTGACGACTCGGGATTGTCTTTTGCTGGATTGGCGGGGAGAGGAGCATCGCCCTCTACCCCAGTTAAGCCTGTGGATACAACACCGAAGCCTTCGGTGCGGCCCAAGGTGTTATCAAGCACCAGGAAGCTGAGGTCGACCTACGGCCAACAGAGAACATTGAAGGCAGACGAGTCAGGAGGAGACAGCCTCGGCAGCCAAATGGGCATTGATGGTACTCAACGCGGCCTGAGTCCGGCTCCAGCCATGTCAAAGCTGGCCTCATTTGcgttcgaggaggaggaagatgcaGAGGAAGAAAGCTCCTCCAAAGGCGGCGGCATCATTGATATACATGCGTTGAGGCAGGCTGGCGCTAATCACCGTTTCGCTGACAGCATGGCCGACCTACTCGACAGAGTCGGCACGCCACAAGCACTCATATCTCCATCATCGCGTTCAAGACGCCACGCCCTGCTGGAATTGGCGAGCAAACTGCGGGACAAAACGTTTGTTCGTCAATTCCGCGACCAGGGCGCCAAGGATGCCTTGTTCCAGGCCATTGGGCAAGAAGAGGACTTGGTGAGCGGTTTCGTTCTCCTGTccgttcttcttgtccttttcACATCGTACTCCGTCCCCCATCTCGTCCCGCAGCTACAGTCAGAAGGCATCGCGCAACTAGCTTCAAGGCTGTTCGAACTCGACGAGGATATTGTAGACATCGCCGGCCAACGCAAATCCAACTTATCTAGGAATGCGCAATCATCTCTCGGGACTCTAAAATCGACAATACAGCAGCTGGATCTATGGAAAGGGTCGCCGCCTGCCGTTCTGTCGCCACGAACAGTTGCTCTGAAAGCTATCTCGGTGCTGTGCAAGGACGGCGACAGCCGAGCAACCCGGGACATTCTTGCTGATCTGACAGATCAGTTGTTTGCCTTTGCCGAGAATGGTTGGGAGCAAAGTCGAGTGGAGGGTATCGAAGGGACAAATGGTGGGCTTGCGCTTTCTCTCCTAGAAGGCTACTCGATTGCGGCAATGGAGTCGGATGCTGGCCCTCGATGGACCAAGCTTTACCTCCCCATCGTCGCAGATATCTTGACGGCGGCTATGGCCCGGCCCCTGCAGCAATTTGGGGACTTCGAGTCCACGATGTTGAAGCTGGCGCTGAACACCACAAACAACAACCCCGCGGCCGCAGGGGCGTTCAGTCGGGGTGAGCTATTCCGTGAGCTAGCTGGGGCATGTGTGGTGGGATTTGAACTTCTGCAACAGTCTGTTCGCCAAGGGGCATTTTCCAAGGACGTCTATGAGACTctcatgctgctgctgggcgttATGATCAATACCAGTGAGCATTGTCCATCGACTCGACGTTCGGTGGATGCTTGGCAAGGATGGGATGGGTCACCCCTGGACAAGTTGATGGACGTTTATCTGGAGAATCGTGAATCGGCGGGCACG GCCGACTCGGTCGAGAAAACATCGATTGCCGTGGCCCACGGCTATTTGGCCATCTTGCTGGGCTATCTATCGCTTGGTGGTCAAGTGCGACGACGGCTTGAGGAAAAGAGTCAGGGAAGGGGGACAAAATACTTGCTTGACTCGATCCAGGTGTTCATGGCATTGCATCAGAAACTCGACACGGACGAATTGACCACGAGCCTGCAAAATCTCGTCAACGAGCTCAGGCAGAGGCACCGGCTGTCGGGATGA
- a CDS encoding Putative inosine triphosphate pyrophosphatase yields MSTPPTVNFITGNSNKLREVKAILEPAITVQSRAVDLEEVQGTVEEVTLAKCRKAAETIQGPVLVEDTCLCFKALNDLPGPYIKWFMQSIGHQGLNNLLVAYEDKSADAVCTFAYSPGPGHEPVLFQGRTRGKIVSPRGPADFGWDAIFEYDGQTYAEMDKAAKNKISHRGLALAKLQDWFAQQRVD; encoded by the exons ATGTCTACACCGCCCACGGTAAACTTCATCACTGGCAACTCCAACAAGCTGCGCGAAGTCAAGGCAATTCTGGAGCCTGCCATCACTGTGCAGAGTCGGGCAGTTGACCTGGAGGAAGTACAGGGTACAGTAGAGGAGGTCACACTGGCCAAATGTCGCAAAGCGGCAGAGACG ATCCAAGGTCCCGTCCTCGTTGAGGACACTTGCCTCTGCTTCAAGGCTCTCAACGACCTCCCTGGCCCTTACAT CAAGTGGTTTATGCAATCTATTGGCCACCAGGGTCTAAACAATCTCCTCGTTGCTTACGAGGACAAGTCTGCCGATGCCGTCTGCACCTTTGCCTATtcgcccggccccggccatgAGCCTGTCCTTTTCCAGGGGCGAACCAGA GGCAAGATTGTTTCACCTCGAGGCCCGGCCGACTTTG GATGGGATGCCATTTTCGAATATGATGGACAGAC CTACGCCGAGATggacaaggccgccaagaacaAGATATCCCATCGCGGTCTGGCCCTTGCAAAGTTGCAAGACTGGTTCGCTCAGCAGCGAGTGGACTAG
- a CDS encoding Putative small GTP-binding protein, with amino-acid sequence MPAPKNRKVAIVGSRSVGKSSLAVQFVDGHFVDSYYPTIENTFSKTIRYKGQEFATEIVDTAGQDEYSILNSKHFIGIHGYMLVYSVSSLPSFEMVQVIREKILNHLGTESVPIVIVGNKSDLRPEQRQVTAEEGKRVAEKIQCGWTEASARYNENVGKAFELLIAEIEKAQNPGEAAEGGKCILM; translated from the exons ATGCCGGCACCAAAGAACAGGAAGGTGGCCATTGTTGGCAGTCGGTCTGTCG GCAAGTCGTCGCTTGCAGTCCAGTTTGTAGATGGCCACTTTGTCGACAGCTACTACCCGACCATCGAGAATACCTTTAGCAAGACCATCCGGTATAAGGGCCAGGAATTTGCGACTGAGATTGTCGATACAGCTGGCCAA GATGAATACAGCATTCTAAACTCGAAGCACTTCATCGGCATCCATGGCTACATGTTGGTCTACTCGGTGTCGTCTTTGCCATCCTTTGAGATGGTGCAAGTAATTCGAGAGAAGATTCTGAACCACCTA GGTACCGAGTCGGTCCCtatcgtcatcgtcggaaACAAGAGCGACCTCCGTCCCGAACAGCGACAGgtcaccgccgaggagggcaagagaGTAGCAGAGAAGATTCAGTGCGGCTGGACGGAGGCAAGCGCGCGGTACAACGAGAACGTAGGAAAGGCCTTTGAGCTGTTgatcgccgagatcgagaaggCCCAAAACccgggcgaggcggccgagggcggcaagtgCATTCTCATGTAG
- a CDS encoding Putative transcription elongation factor 1, whose product MGKRKSSSKPQGPKKKDPLPSKFTCLFCNHEDSVAVKLDKKAGVGSLDCRVCGQMFQCSINYLSAAVDVYGEWVDAADAVAKEAGPTGGSQNKISNARRAPPSRPVNDDDEDDRRYGGEGIDVDDDEY is encoded by the exons ATGGGCAAGCGTAAAAGTTCAAGCAAGCCTCAGGGTCCCAAGAAG AAAGACCCTCTTCCTTCCAAGTTCACATGCCTCTTCTGCAATCACGAAGACTCCGTTGCTGTAAAGCTGGATAAGAAAGCGGGTGTCGGTTCGCTGGACTGCAGAGTGTGCGGCCAAATGTTCCAGTGCAGCATTAACT ATCTCTCGGCTGCTGTAGACGTGTATGGCGAGTGGGTAGATGCAGCAG ACGCCGTTGCAAAAGAAGCAGGGCCCACCGGTGGAAGCCAGAACAAAATCTCCAACGCCCGTCGCGCACCACCCAGCCGACCAgtgaacgacgacgacgaagacgaccgGAGATACGGAGGCGAGGGCATCGATGTGGACGATGACGAATACTAG